ATGTTCACAAGAATTGCCTTTACTGTCGGATCCTTCAGGATGATCCGGAATGCTTTTTCAACACGTGCTGCGTCTGCTGTGCCACCTACATCAAGGAAATTGGCAGGTTCACCACCGCTTAGCTTGATAATATCCATGGTGGCCATAGCAAGACCTGCACCATTCACCATGCAACCCACATTACCGTCCAGCTTCACATAATTCAATCCTGCTTCACCTGCTTCAACTTCGATCGGATCTTCTTCCGTCTTATCGCGCATTTCAACGTAATCCGGATGGCGGTAAAGTGCATTACCATCCAATCGCACTTTTGCATCAACGGCAGCGATCTTATCATCACTGGTCTTCAGTACCGGATTGATCTCGAACATGGCCGCATCGCTACCCTCGTAAGCATTGTACAAAGCCGTTACGAATTTGGCCATCTCCTTTTTAGCCGTTCCCGTCAGGCCCAAGTTCGTAGCGATCTTGTTACATTGGAAAGGACGCAGGCCAACGCGCGGATCGATGAATTCTTTCTGGATCTTCTCCGGTGTATGTTCCGCAACCTCCTCGATATCCATGCCACCTTCCGTGCTGTACACGATCACATTGCGTGAACTGCTTCGATCCAACAACACCGACATATAGAATTCCTTGGGCTCGCTGGCACCGGGATAATACATATCCTCCGTGATCAACACTTTGTTCACCTTTTTTCCTTGTGGCGGGGTTTGCGGCGTTTTCAACATCATACCGATGATGTCATTTGCCTTTTCGCGCACTTCGTCGATGCTCTTTGCAAGTTTTACCCCACCACCTTTTCCGCGTCCACCGGCGTGGATCTGCGCTTTCACTACCCACCATTTTGTGCCCGTCTCTTGGCTCAATCGCTTGGCTTGATCAACTGCTTCATCAGCATTATAGGCCACCAGACCGCGCTGTACGCGAACGCCATATTGTGAAAGGATCTGCTTGCCTTGATACTCGTGAAGATTCATGCGGTTCTTGCTTCTATGGTGATATGAGCGCTTCCGAATGCGGGAAGCGGTGCGAATGTACATCCTCACCAATTTTATTTCGCGGATAGCTTTTCAACAGGCCAACAGTGAAGTAAAGCTCGCACAGGAACTATCAGGACCAACCGAGCCATATCCATCGCCCTATGGAACCGACCAACCATTGCCTAGCTGTTAGCTTTGCGACCTTCGATGAATGTAACTATCCTCGGTTATGGTACGGTGTTCGGTAAACTGAACATGTGGTTGATCAGCAATGGCTTTTCGCCGGAGAATACGATCTGGATCGTACCCCTGCTAGGCTCCATTATCGTTTTCATTGTAATGGCTTTGCTCTCAAAGCTGCTCAATTGGGCACTGACCTCGACATTCAAGCGTTTCAGCAAAAAGACGGTTACACATTTCGATGATCGTTTAGTAGATAACCGTGTTCCACGCTACGTTGCCCGTGTGATCCCGTTGATCCTAGCCTACAAGCTAATAGCATTGATATTCAGCGACTTTCCTGAATTCATCCCGTTCGTTAAGCGCATAATCGCGTTTTCGTTCATCGTCCTTTTCGTACGCATTATCAGAGCCGTTCTCCATGCCGGACGCGATACACTGAGTGATAGCCCAAGTTACCGCGATAAGCCGCTGGATAGCTATGTGCAGGTGGCCATGCTGGTGCTCTATTTCGTTGCAGGGATCTTAATTTTCTCACTGCTGACAGGCCGATCGGTATTGACCTTTCTGACCGCCATGGGTGCCGCTTCCGCGGTATTGTTGTTGATCTTCAGGGATACCATCCTCGGGTTCGTGGCCAGTATTCAGATCAGTACCAACGATATGCTGCGTGTAGGGGATTGGATCACGATGCCCAAGTTCGGTGCGGATGGCGATGTGATCGAGATCAATCTAACGACCGTGAAGGTGGCCAATTGGGACATGACGATAACGACCATTCCCACCTACGCATTGATCTCGGATAGTTTCCAGAATTGGCGTGGCATGCAAGAGAGCGGTGGTCGACGGATCAAGCGTAGCATCCTGATCAAGATCAACAGCATCCGCTATTTGGATGAGGCCGAGATCAAGGAACTGGAACGCATACAACTGCTAAAACCGTACATCGAAAAAATGCGCGAGGAATTGCGCGTGTACAATGCAGCTAATAATGTGGACAACAGTGTGATGGTGAACGGGCGGAACCTCACCAACGTTGGTCTTTTCAGGAAATATGTGGACCTCTACCTGGAACATCACGATCAGATCCATAGGAACATGACGCGTATGGTAAGGCAACAACCGCCCAACGAACTTGGTTTACCCATAGAACTTTATTGTTTCACCAAGACCACGAAATGGGAGGCCTATGAGATCATCATGGCCGACATTTTCGATCATTTGTTGGCGAGCACCAAGTACTTCCATGTGGTTGTGTTCGAGAAACCCGCTGCGGATGATATGCGGAATATGGGGAAACCGTAGGTTTAATTAGCTAATACGATCGATCTACTAATTAGTTGATGACGCGTCTTCATGGTCTTAAGAGTTGGAACGCTCATGACGCTGATGTTCATGATACAAGATGATCCTGGATTGAGGACCCGGCGATCAGCTGAACTCACAAAGCCGGGGCGAGTTGTGCTGACACCTCTACGTCCGGGCGAGTGTTGCTATTGTCTAATTTCTGATCATCTGATTTTCTGATCCTCTGATCCGTATTCCCTTTCCTTTGCAACCATGATCCGCGCTACATCCATCCGCAAGAAATACGGCGACCTCGAAGTACTTAAAGGTGTTGACCTGCACGTTTCAGCTGGCGAAGTGGTAAGCATCGTTGGTGCCAGTGGCGCAGGCAAGACAACGCTCTTGCAGATCCTCGGAACGCTGGAACGTGCGGATAGCGGCACGCTGGAGATCAACGGCGAGAACGTGAGCAAGCTAGGGACCAAGGCACTCAGCGCGTTCCGGAACAAGCACATTGGTTTCGTGTTCCAGTTCCATCATTTACTTCCGGAATTCACGGCGTTGGAGAATGTGATGATGCCGGGCCTGATCGCTGGACGGAGTATCAGTGTTTGCACCCCAAGAGCAATGGAATTACTGGAACGATTGAATGTTTCTGCCCGTGTTCAACACAAACCAGGACAGCTTAGCGGCGGCGAGCAGCAGCGCGTTGCCGTAGCGCGTGCGCTATTCAATAGCCCCAGCGTGGTATTAGCCGATGAGCCATCCGGAAACTTGGACTCTGCACATGCCAAAGAATTGCACCAATTATTCTTCGATCTGCGCACGGAACTGGGCCAGACTTTCGTGATCGTTACGCACAACGAGGAATTGGCGGGCATGGCCGATCGACGACTGGTGATGAAGGACGGGGTGATGTGAGGCGAATAATACCATGGCTTGCGGCAACCCTGAATAGGTAGCATCGTCTATCTTGCAGCAACGATCCATAACTAACATGATCCGTGCAAAACTGTTGTTCACGAAGATATGCCTTGCGGCATTCAGCATTTCAGGCGCGGCTCAGGATGGGGCGTTGGATCCTACATTCAACGTTGGTGATGCTGGTTTCAGCAGGGGTGACGGCACGGGAGGTGTTAACGTGGTAGTTCCTTTGTCTGATGGAAAGGTGCTGATCGGAGGTTCAGGCACATTTTACAATGGAGAACCTTTTGGCCGTATTGGGCGTGTGAATGTGGATGGGCTTTTGGACGCCGGGTTCATTACTGGCACTGGTGCCGACAATATTATTCGGACCATGGCTTTAAGGCCTGACGGAAAAATACTAATTGCAGGGGATTTTACCAGTTACAACGGCGTTGCCCGAAACCGCATAGCACGAT
This genomic window from Flavobacteriales bacterium contains:
- a CDS encoding mechanosensitive ion channel, encoding MNVTILGYGTVFGKLNMWLISNGFSPENTIWIVPLLGSIIVFIVMALLSKLLNWALTSTFKRFSKKTVTHFDDRLVDNRVPRYVARVIPLILAYKLIALIFSDFPEFIPFVKRIIAFSFIVLFVRIIRAVLHAGRDTLSDSPSYRDKPLDSYVQVAMLVLYFVAGILIFSLLTGRSVLTFLTAMGAASAVLLLIFRDTILGFVASIQISTNDMLRVGDWITMPKFGADGDVIEINLTTVKVANWDMTITTIPTYALISDSFQNWRGMQESGGRRIKRSILIKINSIRYLDEAEIKELERIQLLKPYIEKMREELRVYNAANNVDNSVMVNGRNLTNVGLFRKYVDLYLEHHDQIHRNMTRMVRQQPPNELGLPIELYCFTKTTKWEAYEIIMADIFDHLLASTKYFHVVVFEKPAADDMRNMGKP
- a CDS encoding ABC transporter ATP-binding protein; its protein translation is MIRATSIRKKYGDLEVLKGVDLHVSAGEVVSIVGASGAGKTTLLQILGTLERADSGTLEINGENVSKLGTKALSAFRNKHIGFVFQFHHLLPEFTALENVMMPGLIAGRSISVCTPRAMELLERLNVSARVQHKPGQLSGGEQQRVAVARALFNSPSVVLADEPSGNLDSAHAKELHQLFFDLRTELGQTFVIVTHNEELAGMADRRLVMKDGVM
- the sucC gene encoding ADP-forming succinate--CoA ligase subunit beta, which translates into the protein MNLHEYQGKQILSQYGVRVQRGLVAYNADEAVDQAKRLSQETGTKWWVVKAQIHAGGRGKGGGVKLAKSIDEVREKANDIIGMMLKTPQTPPQGKKVNKVLITEDMYYPGASEPKEFYMSVLLDRSSSRNVIVYSTEGGMDIEEVAEHTPEKIQKEFIDPRVGLRPFQCNKIATNLGLTGTAKKEMAKFVTALYNAYEGSDAAMFEINPVLKTSDDKIAAVDAKVRLDGNALYRHPDYVEMRDKTEEDPIEVEAGEAGLNYVKLDGNVGCMVNGAGLAMATMDIIKLSGGEPANFLDVGGTADAARVEKAFRIILKDPTVKAILVNIFGGIVRCDRVAQGVVDAYKNIGDINVPIIVRLQGTNAVEAKELIDKSGLKVLSAVALQEAADRVKEVLA